In Rutidosis leptorrhynchoides isolate AG116_Rl617_1_P2 chromosome 2, CSIRO_AGI_Rlap_v1, whole genome shotgun sequence, one genomic interval encodes:
- the LOC139891829 gene encoding uncharacterized protein — protein sequence MSMHAKTDSEVTSQTASSPTRSPRRPVYFVQSPSRDSHDGEKTTNSFHSTPVLSPNGSPGRHSRNSSSTRYSGSLRPGSRKGSHHQQLQQPRKGEKGFDAIEEEGLIDDDHRRGIPRRCYFLAFVVGFFVLFTFFALVLWGAARPQKPEITMRSISFDEFVVNAGADASGVATEMVTMNVTIKFNFRNRGTFFGVHVSSTPVDLAYTELTLASGSIKKFYQSRKGHRLVTVNVQGRGVPLYGGGVNWSSVNGKLTAPVPLNLNFTVKAKAYVLGRLVKPKFHRKVSCAIVYKPTKLNAPNVPISLKNSCTVE from the exons ATGTCAATGCACGCAAAGACAGATTCGGAGGTCACAAGCCAAACGGCGTCGTCTCCAACTAGATCTCCCCGGCGACCAGTATATTTCGTTCAAAGTCCGTCACGTGACTCTCACGACGGTGAAAAAACCACAAATTCATTTCACTCGACACCAGTTTTAAGTCCAAATGGGTCACCGGGTCGCCACTCCCGGAACTCATCTTCTACTCGGTATTCCGGGTCGCTCCGACCCGGATCTAGAAAAGGGAGCCATCATcaacaattacaacaacctcgAAAAGGTGAAAAGGGGTTTGATGCAATTGAGGAAGAAGGACTGATTGACGATGATCATCGACGTGGGATACCTCGCCGGTGTTATTTTTTGGCGTTCGTTGTTGGGTTTTTTGTTTTGTTTACATTTTTTGCACTTGTGTTGTGGGGAGCTGCTAGACCTCAAAAACCTGAAATTACAATGAGG AGTATATCGTTTGATGAATTTGTGGTGAATGCTGGAGCTGATGCATCTGGGGTTGCTACAGAAATGGTGACTATGAATGTTACGATTAAGTTTAATTTCCgtaatcgtggtacatttttcggaGTTCATGTATCATCGACGCCCGTTGATCTTGCTTATACTGAGCTAACCCTTGCTTCTGGATCT atcaaGAAATTCTACCAATCAAGAAAAGGACATAGACTAGTGACAGTGAATGTACAAGGCCGTGGCGTTCCATTATATGGGGGTGGTGTGAATTGGAGTAGCGTGAACGGTAAACTGACTGCACCCGTGCCACTGAACCTAAACTTCACGGTTAAAGCCAAGGCTTATGTGCTTGGCAGATTGGTTAAACCTAAGTTCCATAGAAAGGTTTCTTGTGCCATTGTTTACAAACCAACCAAACTCAATGCACCAAACGTACCAATTTCATTAAAAAATTCTTGTACAGTTGAGTGA